From the genome of Yersinia enterocolitica, one region includes:
- a CDS encoding phosphate-starvation-inducible protein PsiE: MAKNSRSQWIAKNLQRLLNVGLIALAAILVVFLIKETFHLGKVLFVNNQDASSYMLIEGIVIYFLYFEFIALIVKYFESGYHFPLRYFIYIGITAIIRLIIVDHENPIDTLIYSGSILLLVVTLYLANTERLKRE; the protein is encoded by the coding sequence ATGGCCAAAAATTCGCGTTCTCAATGGATAGCCAAAAATCTACAGCGTTTACTGAATGTGGGGTTGATTGCATTGGCCGCTATTTTGGTGGTCTTTTTGATAAAAGAAACCTTCCATCTTGGTAAGGTCTTATTCGTCAATAATCAGGATGCATCTTCTTACATGCTGATTGAAGGGATTGTAATTTATTTCCTGTACTTTGAGTTTATTGCTTTGATTGTTAAGTATTTTGAGTCGGGTTATCACTTCCCGTTGCGCTATTTTATCTATATCGGCATCACCGCGATTATCCGCTTGATCATCGTTGATCATGAAAACCCAATCGATACATTAATTTATTCTGGTTCGATATTGTTGCTGGTGGTGACGTTGTATTTGGCGAATACCGAAAGATTAAAAAGAGAATAA
- a CDS encoding maltose ABC transporter permease MalG, which yields MAMVQPKSQRLRLWGTHFLMLCFIALIMFPLLMVITISLRPGNFATGSLIPDQISWEHWKLALGMSVTHADGSVTPPPFPVMLWLWNSIKIAVITAIGIVTLSTTCAYAFARMRFRGKSTLLKGMLIFQMFPAVLSLVALYALFDRIGQYLPFIGLNTHGGVIFAYMGGIALHVWTIKGYFETIDNSLEEAAALDGATPWQAFRLVLLPLSVPILAVVFILSFIAAITEVPVASLLLRDVNSYTLAVGMQQYLNPQNYLWGDFAAAAVLSAIPITAVFLLAQRWLVGGLTAGGVKG from the coding sequence ATGGCAATGGTTCAACCTAAATCCCAGCGTTTGCGTCTATGGGGCACTCATTTTCTGATGTTGTGCTTTATCGCGCTGATTATGTTCCCGTTACTGATGGTAATTACCATCTCGCTGCGGCCCGGCAACTTTGCGACCGGTAGCCTGATCCCAGATCAGATTTCATGGGAACACTGGAAACTGGCGCTGGGTATGAGTGTGACTCACGCTGATGGTAGCGTAACCCCACCGCCGTTCCCGGTGATGTTGTGGTTATGGAACTCCATCAAGATTGCGGTCATTACCGCCATTGGGATTGTCACGCTCTCCACTACCTGCGCTTACGCCTTTGCCCGCATGCGTTTTCGCGGTAAAAGCACCCTGCTGAAAGGCATGTTGATCTTCCAGATGTTCCCAGCAGTGCTGTCACTGGTGGCGTTATATGCTTTATTCGACCGTATCGGACAGTATCTGCCATTTATCGGGCTGAATACCCACGGCGGGGTGATTTTTGCTTATATGGGCGGCATCGCCCTGCACGTCTGGACCATCAAAGGCTATTTCGAAACCATTGATAACTCACTGGAAGAAGCCGCGGCACTGGATGGCGCAACCCCATGGCAAGCTTTCCGACTGGTGCTGTTACCCCTGTCGGTACCGATTTTAGCCGTGGTGTTTATTCTGTCGTTTATCGCTGCTATCACCGAAGTCCCGGTGGCATCACTGCTATTGCGTGATGTGAACAGCTACACGCTGGCGGTGGGTATGCAGCAATATCTGAATCCGCAAAACTATCTGTGGGGCGATTTCGCCGCTGCTGCGGTACTGTCTGCCATTCCCATCACCGCAGTCTTCCTGCTGGCACAACGCTGGCTGGTAGGTGGCTTAACGGCCGGTGGGGTGAAGGGTTAA
- a CDS encoding maltose ABC transporter permease MalF, which yields MQLSHTEFESRKKKTAWWQSDVLKWLIIGTLSLFTCYLIVLMYAQGEYLFAIVTLILVSLGLYVFANRRAYAWRYVYPGVAGMGLFVLFPLICTIAIAFTNYSSTNQLTFERAQSVLMDRQFQTGKTFTFGLYPSDNQWRLQLTNPDDSSVLISAPFSLDTTGEKKITVAPTSTEQTGERASLRIITQNRQALAELVALLPSGGELRMSSLRQFSATSPLYKLGADGKELLNQQTGVIYRPNPDVGFYQAINADGQWQNEKLSPGFTVTIGWKNFLRVLHDEGIQKPFISIFIWTIIFSLLTVVLTVAVGMVLACVVQWDSLKGKAVYRVLLILPYAVPSFISILIFKGLFNQSFGEINLMLSSLFGIKPAWFSDPITAKSMILIVNTWLGYPYMMILCMGLLKAIPEDLYEASAMDGAGPFQNFFRITLPLLIKPLTPLMIASFAFNFNNFVLIQLLTNGGPDMIGTTTPAGYTDLLVSYTYRIAFEGGGGQDFGLAAAIATLIFILVGALAILNLKASKMNFD from the coding sequence ATGCAGTTATCCCACACCGAGTTCGAAAGTCGTAAAAAGAAAACCGCCTGGTGGCAGAGTGATGTGCTTAAATGGCTGATTATCGGCACATTAAGTCTATTCACCTGCTACTTGATCGTCTTGATGTATGCTCAGGGTGAATATCTTTTTGCCATCGTGACGCTAATTTTGGTGAGTCTGGGGCTGTATGTCTTTGCCAATCGTCGCGCCTATGCCTGGCGCTATGTTTATCCCGGCGTGGCAGGTATGGGGCTGTTTGTGCTGTTCCCACTGATTTGCACTATCGCTATCGCTTTTACCAACTACAGCAGTACCAACCAATTAACCTTTGAGCGTGCCCAATCAGTATTAATGGATCGGCAGTTTCAGACCGGTAAAACCTTTACCTTTGGCCTTTATCCCAGTGATAACCAATGGCGTTTGCAGCTTACCAACCCTGATGACAGCTCTGTTCTGATTTCCGCACCTTTCAGCCTTGATACGACGGGTGAGAAAAAAATCACAGTCGCCCCCACCAGCACTGAACAGACCGGCGAACGCGCGTCACTGCGTATCATTACTCAGAATCGCCAGGCACTCGCTGAGTTGGTGGCACTGCTGCCCAGTGGTGGCGAACTGCGCATGAGTTCACTGCGCCAGTTTTCAGCGACCAGCCCGCTCTATAAACTGGGCGCTGACGGTAAAGAGCTGCTCAATCAGCAAACCGGGGTTATCTATCGGCCAAACCCTGATGTCGGTTTTTACCAAGCCATTAACGCCGACGGCCAGTGGCAAAACGAAAAACTCAGTCCCGGCTTTACTGTCACTATCGGCTGGAAAAACTTCCTGCGGGTGCTGCATGATGAAGGGATACAGAAGCCTTTTATCTCCATCTTTATCTGGACCATTATTTTCTCGCTACTGACCGTGGTACTGACCGTTGCCGTCGGTATGGTTTTAGCCTGCGTGGTGCAATGGGACTCGTTGAAAGGCAAAGCGGTTTATCGCGTGCTGTTAATACTGCCCTATGCGGTACCGTCGTTTATTTCAATCTTGATTTTCAAAGGGTTATTTAACCAAAGCTTTGGTGAAATCAACCTGATGCTAAGTAGCCTGTTTGGCATCAAGCCCGCCTGGTTCAGTGACCCTATTACCGCGAAAAGCATGATTTTGATCGTCAACACCTGGCTCGGCTATCCCTACATGATGATTCTGTGCATGGGGCTACTCAAAGCGATTCCCGAGGACTTATATGAAGCCTCGGCAATGGATGGCGCAGGCCCGTTCCAGAACTTCTTCCGTATCACGTTGCCACTGCTGATTAAGCCGCTGACACCGCTGATGATTGCCAGCTTCGCCTTTAACTTTAACAACTTTGTGTTGATTCAGTTATTGACCAATGGCGGCCCGGATATGATTGGCACCACCACGCCAGCAGGCTATACCGACTTGCTGGTCAGCTACACCTACCGTATTGCCTTTGAAGGGGGCGGCGGCCAGGACTTTGGCTTGGCGGCAGCGATTGCCACCCTGATTTTCATTCTGGTCGGCGCGCTCGCGATACTGAATCTGAAAGCCAGCAAAATGAACTTTGACTAA
- a CDS encoding maltose/maltodextrin ABC transporter substrate-binding protein MalE produces MTRSFTKSGIGKTARVLALSALATLVLSSSAFAKIEEGKLVIWINGDKGYNGLAEVGKKFEKDTGIKVTIEHPDKLEEKYPQVAATGDGPDIIFWAHDRFGGYAQSGLLAELHPSKAFQDKLFPFTWDAVRFNGKLIGYPVAVEALSLIYNKDLVKEAPKTWEEIPALDKTLRANGKSAIMWNLQEPYFTWPVIAADGGYAFKLENGVYDVKNVGVNNAGAKAGLQFIVDLVKNKHINADTDYSIAEAAFNKGETAMTINGPWAWSNIDKSKINYGVTLLPTFHGQPSKPFVGVLTAGINAASPNKELATEFLENYLLTDQGLAEVNKDKPLGAVALKSFQEQLAKDPRIAATMDNATKGEIMPNIPQMAAFWYATRSAVLNAISGRQTVEAALNDAATRITK; encoded by the coding sequence ATGACTCGCAGCTTCACAAAATCCGGCATTGGTAAGACCGCACGTGTTTTGGCTCTTTCAGCATTAGCCACGCTGGTGCTCTCTTCCTCTGCTTTTGCCAAGATTGAAGAAGGTAAACTGGTTATCTGGATCAATGGCGATAAAGGTTATAACGGGTTGGCGGAAGTCGGTAAGAAGTTCGAGAAAGATACCGGCATCAAAGTCACTATCGAGCATCCAGATAAATTGGAAGAAAAATACCCGCAAGTGGCTGCCACTGGCGATGGCCCGGACATTATCTTCTGGGCTCATGACCGCTTTGGCGGTTACGCACAATCCGGTTTACTGGCTGAGCTACACCCTTCTAAAGCCTTCCAAGATAAACTGTTCCCATTCACTTGGGACGCCGTTCGCTTTAATGGCAAACTGATTGGTTACCCGGTCGCGGTTGAAGCACTGTCTCTGATTTACAATAAAGACTTAGTGAAAGAAGCACCAAAAACGTGGGAAGAAATCCCAGCGCTGGATAAAACCCTGCGTGCCAATGGCAAGAGCGCCATCATGTGGAACCTACAAGAACCGTACTTCACCTGGCCGGTTATCGCCGCTGACGGTGGCTATGCCTTCAAACTCGAAAACGGTGTATATGATGTGAAAAACGTTGGCGTGAACAATGCTGGCGCGAAAGCGGGTCTACAATTTATTGTCGATCTGGTGAAGAACAAGCACATCAATGCCGATACAGATTACTCCATTGCAGAAGCGGCCTTCAACAAAGGCGAAACAGCAATGACCATCAATGGCCCATGGGCATGGTCCAACATTGATAAGAGCAAAATCAATTACGGTGTGACCTTGCTGCCAACCTTCCACGGCCAGCCATCCAAACCGTTCGTCGGCGTGTTGACTGCCGGTATTAACGCCGCCAGCCCGAATAAAGAACTGGCAACTGAATTCCTGGAGAACTACCTGTTAACTGATCAGGGTCTGGCTGAAGTGAATAAAGACAAACCTCTGGGCGCAGTGGCACTGAAATCATTCCAGGAACAACTGGCAAAAGATCCACGCATTGCTGCAACCATGGATAACGCCACCAAGGGTGAAATCATGCCAAATATTCCACAAATGGCGGCTTTCTGGTATGCCACCCGCAGTGCGGTACTGAACGCCATCAGCGGGCGTCAGACAGTTGAAGCGGCATTGAACGACGCAGCAACGCGTATTACCAAATAA